One segment of Bradyrhizobium sp. WD16 DNA contains the following:
- a CDS encoding DUF58 domain-containing protein, with protein sequence MTSPADILYRPFGRFRSNHVGAHSSSEVGGLGVFRDQTPFRRYPDARRIDIRATLRDPFGETYVRRFEQRSAIDVYVLVDLSASMGFCGAADRFAAAGELCAALAYSSTRIGDRFGLIGCGEALRRETTFPATRSKTAALAAVAAIGRERPGDPGAEGFVAAAALLGVARKLVFVVSDFRWPGRLVDRVFEALAHHDVVPLVLADSVEISPPKWGLLELRDSETGRRRTLLMRPGLRQRWAEREGDRRRELLRSSAGRARAPIFLTDGFDPVDLSLRLSAV encoded by the coding sequence ATGACGAGCCCGGCGGACATTCTGTACCGGCCCTTCGGCAGGTTCAGGTCGAACCATGTCGGGGCGCATTCGTCGAGCGAAGTCGGTGGTCTGGGCGTGTTTCGCGACCAGACGCCGTTCCGACGCTACCCCGACGCCCGCCGGATCGACATCCGGGCGACCTTGCGCGATCCGTTCGGTGAAACCTATGTCCGACGCTTCGAGCAGCGCAGCGCGATCGACGTCTACGTCCTCGTCGACCTCTCCGCATCGATGGGCTTCTGCGGCGCCGCCGACAGATTTGCCGCCGCCGGCGAACTCTGCGCCGCGTTGGCCTATTCGTCGACGCGGATCGGCGATCGCTTCGGCCTGATCGGTTGCGGCGAGGCGCTGCGCCGTGAGACGACGTTTCCGGCGACGCGCTCGAAGACTGCGGCCCTTGCCGCCGTCGCGGCGATCGGCCGTGAGCGGCCGGGCGATCCGGGCGCCGAAGGCTTCGTCGCGGCGGCGGCTCTCCTCGGCGTCGCACGAAAGCTCGTGTTCGTGGTTTCCGATTTCCGCTGGCCGGGGCGTCTTGTCGACCGTGTCTTCGAGGCGCTGGCGCATCATGACGTCGTTCCCCTCGTTCTTGCGGATTCGGTCGAGATTTCGCCGCCGAAATGGGGGCTGCTCGAATTGCGGGACAGCGAGACCGGGCGCCGTCGAACGCTGTTGATGAGGCCCGGTCTGCGGCAGCGCTGGGCCGAACGCGAAGGCGACCGCCGGCGAGAGCTGTTGCGATCCTCCGCCGGCCGTGCCCGGGCCCCGATCTTTCTGACGGACGGCTTCGATCCCGTCGACCTGAGCTTGCGCCTGTCGGCGGTGTGA
- a CDS encoding MoxR family ATPase has product MNETSTSTRNLAEWRERALHFESEIGRAVIGQGRVIRLVTVCVFARGHVLIEGDVGVGKTTLLRSVSRALGGDFARVEGTVDMMPGDILYHTYLADDGRPRVEPSEVLRLAGSLPVFFFNEINRARPQVHSLLLRLMAERSATAFNRVYHFPYLQVFADRNVVEREETFELPAAARDRFFMEITMAAPGDDEARRKLVFDPAFQDVDGLLDRVAPGSFDYRDVADVARAIQATVRSSDAIERYVLSLWRALVDPASAGVSLPDLDVTNLVKGGASPRGLASLVRAARVRAWLEGRDHLVPDDIRDVFIEVMAHRIFVDPIHAMRGDEAVRRLCHAVFDATPVP; this is encoded by the coding sequence TTGAACGAAACCTCGACCAGCACGCGTAATCTCGCCGAATGGCGCGAGCGTGCCTTGCATTTCGAGAGCGAGATCGGCAGGGCGGTCATCGGCCAGGGGCGGGTGATCCGGCTCGTGACGGTCTGCGTCTTCGCTCGCGGCCACGTCCTGATCGAGGGCGATGTCGGCGTCGGAAAGACGACGCTGCTGCGCTCGGTCTCGCGCGCGCTCGGCGGCGACTTCGCCCGGGTGGAGGGCACGGTCGACATGATGCCCGGCGATATTCTCTATCACACCTATCTCGCCGACGACGGCCGGCCCCGTGTCGAACCCTCGGAGGTGCTGCGCCTCGCCGGCAGCCTGCCGGTGTTCTTCTTCAACGAGATCAATCGTGCCCGGCCGCAGGTCCACTCCCTGCTGCTGCGCCTGATGGCCGAGCGCAGCGCCACGGCGTTCAATCGGGTCTATCATTTTCCCTATCTTCAGGTCTTCGCCGACCGCAACGTGGTGGAGCGCGAAGAGACCTTCGAATTGCCGGCGGCGGCCCGCGACCGGTTCTTCATGGAAATCACCATGGCTGCCCCTGGCGACGACGAGGCACGGCGGAAGCTGGTGTTCGATCCGGCGTTCCAGGATGTGGACGGGCTGCTCGACAGGGTCGCGCCCGGCTCCTTCGACTATCGCGACGTCGCGGATGTCGCCCGTGCCATCCAGGCGACGGTGCGCTCAAGCGACGCGATCGAGCGCTACGTGCTCAGTCTCTGGCGGGCGCTGGTCGATCCGGCGTCCGCCGGGGTATCGCTGCCCGATCTCGACGTGACGAACCTCGTCAAGGGCGGTGCCAGTCCGCGCGGACTGGCGTCGCTGGTGCGCGCGGCGCGGGTCCGCGCCTGGCTGGAGGGGCGGGACCATCTCGTTCCCGATGACATCAGGGACGTCTTCATCGAGGTCATGGCGCACCGGATCTTCGTCGATCCGATCCATGCGATGCGCGGCGACGAGGCGGTCAGGCGGCTGTGCCACGCCGTGTTCGATGCGACGCCGGTGCCATGA
- a CDS encoding methanol dehydrogenase [cytochrome c] subunit — MFGGAAGTAAFAYDGTKCKAAGNCWEPKPGFPEKIQGSKYDPKHDPKELAKQQTTIEGMEERNRKRVAYFKKSGKWEYDVAKIPAQ, encoded by the coding sequence ATGTTCGGCGGAGCGGCGGGCACGGCCGCATTCGCCTATGACGGAACGAAATGCAAGGCCGCCGGCAACTGCTGGGAGCCGAAGCCGGGCTTCCCGGAAAAGATCCAGGGATCAAAATACGATCCCAAGCATGATCCCAAGGAGCTCGCCAAGCAGCAGACGACGATCGAGGGCATGGAGGAGCGCAACCGCAAGCGCGTTGCGTATTTCAAGAAGTCCGGCAAGTGGGAATACGACGTCGCCAAGATTCCCGCCCAATGA
- the moxG gene encoding cytochrome c(L), periplasmic, whose product MSKVKKAASLAILGAIGSVVALAAAAQVSAIDFRNTITGEVLNFNDALPEDRDTAGVKTFMETGRNPYIEDLSCLKQGEQTFLSACSGCHGHLGEGKIGPGLNDSYWTYPQNETDEGLFSTIFGGAQGAMGPQYQNLTLDEMLKVMSWVRHLYKDAPEKATWLTAEQQKKFKPYPGHESFPDDPPGLCRPKGK is encoded by the coding sequence GTGTCAAAGGTCAAGAAAGCCGCCAGCCTGGCCATCCTGGGCGCCATCGGCAGCGTCGTGGCGCTAGCGGCGGCAGCGCAGGTCTCGGCGATCGATTTTCGCAATACGATCACCGGGGAAGTTCTGAACTTCAATGACGCGCTGCCCGAAGATCGCGACACGGCGGGCGTCAAGACATTCATGGAAACGGGTCGAAATCCCTACATCGAGGACTTGAGCTGCCTCAAGCAGGGCGAGCAGACCTTCCTGTCGGCCTGTTCCGGCTGCCACGGCCATCTCGGCGAAGGCAAGATCGGTCCCGGTCTCAACGACAGCTACTGGACCTATCCGCAGAACGAAACCGACGAAGGCCTGTTCTCGACGATCTTCGGCGGTGCCCAGGGGGCGATGGGCCCGCAATATCAGAACCTCACCCTCGACGAGATGCTGAAGGTGATGTCGTGGGTCAGGCATCTCTACAAGGACGCGCCCGAGAAGGCGACCTGGCTCACCGCCGAGCAGCAGAAGAAGTTCAAGCCCTATCCAGGACATGAAAGCTTTCCGGACGATCCGCCCGGTCTGTGCAGGCCGAAAGGCAAGTAG
- the moxJ gene encoding methanol oxidation system protein MoxJ yields MSAQSRFSTAAGFAALALLWSGAASAASFGSSGDQPAAPSAAAAPADPTKLRVCAAKNQPPLSLEDGSGLENRIAVVLAETMKRKAEFVWSERPAIYLVRDFLDKKVCDVVIGLDTGDPRVATSKPYYRTGYVFISRANRNLDIKSWSDPRLKKLGHIVVSFGSPGEALLKQLGRYDDNMNYLYSLVNFRSPRNQYTQIDPVRMVGEVVSGGADIAVGFAPDVARYVKASSTPLRVTLIEDDALNGRGEKLPQRFDQSVAVRRDDKALLAEIDAALVKAKARIEDLLKAEGVPLLPAATKSAGLKN; encoded by the coding sequence ATGTCGGCTCAATCGCGCTTCTCAACTGCAGCAGGTTTCGCAGCCCTGGCGTTGCTGTGGTCCGGCGCCGCGTCCGCGGCCTCATTCGGCAGCTCGGGCGATCAGCCGGCCGCCCCATCGGCGGCGGCCGCGCCGGCGGACCCCACCAAGCTCCGGGTCTGCGCCGCGAAAAATCAGCCGCCGCTGTCGCTGGAGGACGGCTCGGGTCTCGAAAACAGGATCGCGGTCGTGCTGGCCGAGACGATGAAGCGCAAGGCTGAGTTCGTCTGGTCGGAACGGCCGGCGATCTATCTCGTGCGCGACTTTCTCGACAAGAAGGTATGCGACGTCGTCATCGGCCTCGACACCGGCGATCCGCGTGTCGCCACGTCGAAGCCCTATTATCGCACGGGCTACGTCTTCATCAGCCGCGCGAACCGCAACCTCGACATCAAATCCTGGTCCGATCCGCGGCTGAAGAAGCTCGGCCACATCGTCGTCTCTTTCGGCTCTCCCGGGGAGGCTCTGCTCAAGCAGCTCGGCCGCTACGACGACAACATGAATTATCTCTATTCCCTGGTGAATTTCCGTTCTCCGCGCAATCAATACACGCAGATCGATCCCGTGCGCATGGTCGGCGAGGTCGTCAGCGGCGGCGCCGATATCGCCGTCGGCTTCGCGCCGGACGTCGCGCGCTATGTCAAGGCGTCGTCGACACCGCTGCGCGTGACCCTGATCGAGGACGACGCGTTGAATGGCCGCGGCGAGAAGCTGCCGCAGCGCTTCGACCAGTCGGTCGCCGTCCGCCGCGACGACAAGGCGCTCCTCGCCGAGATCGACGCGGCACTCGTCAAGGCCAAAGCCAGGATCGAGGACCTTCTCAAGGCCGAGGGCGTCCCGCTGCTGCCGGCGGCGACCAAGAGCGCCGGACTGAAGAACTGA